The proteins below are encoded in one region of Megalops cyprinoides isolate fMegCyp1 chromosome 14, fMegCyp1.pri, whole genome shotgun sequence:
- the lcp1 gene encoding plastin-2 has protein sequence MAAISQEELEDLREAFAKIDVDSKGHIGTGDLNDLFKAANLPLPGYRVREIIQNLTTTGNQHDGKVTFDEFVEVAHGLKSTEVAKTFRKAINKKEGICAVVGTSEQSSAGTQHSYSEEEKVAFVNWVNKALEKDPDCKHVIPMDPNTNDLFTAVGDGIVLCKMINLSVPDTIDERTINKKKLTPFTIQENLNLALNSASAIGCHVVNIGAEDLKEGRQHLVLGLLWQVIKIGLFADIEISRNEALIALLRDGETLEDLMKLSPEELLLRWANYHLEQAGCPKINNFSSDIKDSKAYYNILDQVAPKGDEEGIPAIPIDVSGIREKEDVKRAECMLEQADRLGCRQFVTATDVIRGNPKLNMAFVANLFNKYPALKKPENQEIDWSSIEGETREERTFRNWMNSLGVNPRVNHLYGDLDDALVIFQLYEKIKVPVDWGRVNKPPYPKLGGNMKKLENCNYAVELGKNQAKFSLVGIAGQDLNAGNRTLTLALLWQLMRRYTLNILEELGDGQKVNDDTIVSWVNETLTQAGKSTISGFKDGSISTSMPVLDLIDAIQPGSIRYDLLKMEDLSDEEKLNNAKYAISMARKIGARVYALPEDLVEVKPKMVMTVFACLMARGMKRV, from the exons ATGGCTGCGATCTCCCAGGAAGAGTTGGAGGACCTCCGGGAAGCTTTTGCCAAGATCG ATGTGGACTCCAAGGGACACATCGGCACCGGTGACCTCAACGATCTCTTCAAAGCGGCCAACCTGCCCTTGCCAGGGTACAGAGTCAGAGAGATCATCCAGAACCTCACCACCACAGGCAACCAGCACGACGGCAAAGTCACCTTTGATGAGTTTGTCGAG gTGGCTCATGGACTGAAGAGCACAGAGGTTGCCAAGACCTTCAGGAAGGCCATCAATAAAAAAGAGGGCATCTGTGCCGTGGTGGGCACATCAGAGCAGTCCAGCGCCGGCACCCAGCATTCTTACTCCG aggaggagaaggtcgCCTTCGTTAACTGGGTGAACAAGGCCCTGGAGAAGGACCCCGACTGCAAGCATGTCATTCCTATGGACCCCAACACGAACGACCTGTTCACAGCTGTCGGCGACGGCATCGTTCTCTG TAAGATGATCAACCTCTCTGTGCCTGATACAATTGATGAAAGAACCATCAACAAGAAGAAGCTCACGCCATTCACCATACAG GAGAACCTGAACCTGGCCCTGAACTCAGCGTCGGCCATCGGGTGCCATGTGGTGAACATCGGGGCGGAGGACCTGAAGGAGGGCCGACAGCACCTGGTGCTGGGGCTGCTGTGGCAGGTCATCAAGATCGGCCTGTTCGCCGACATCGAGATCAGCAGGAACGAAG CTCTGATCGCTCTCCTGAGAGATGGGGAAACTCTTGAGGACCTGATGAAGCTCTCTCctgaggagctgctgctgcgcTGGGCCAACTACCACCTGGAGCAGGCAGGCTGCCCCAAGATCAACAACTTCAGCTCTGACATAAAG GACTCAAAGGCTTACTACAACATCCTGGATCAGGTGGCACCCAAAGGTGATGAGGAGGGCATCCCGGCCATTCCCATCGACGTGTCAGGAATCAGG gagaaAGAGGATGTGAAAAGGGCAGAATGCATGCTGGAGCAGGCCGACCGCCTGGGCTGCCGACAGTTCGTCACTGCGACAGACGTCATCAGGGGCAACCCCAAGCTGAACATGGCCTTCGTCGCCAACCTTTTCAACAAGTATCCTGCCCTGAAGAAGCCCGAGAACCAGGAAATTGACTGGAGCTCCATCGAAG GTGAGACCAGGGAGGAGCGTACGTTCAGGAACTGGATGAACTCACTGGGTGTCAACCCTCGTGTCAACCACCTCTATGG TGACCTGGACGACGCCCTGGTCATCTTCCAGCTGTACGAGAAGATCAAGGTCCCTGTGGATTGGGGCAGAGTGAACAAACCCCCCTACCCGAAACTGGGCGGCAACATGAAGAAG CTGGAGAACTGTAACTATGCTGTGGAGCTGGGGAAGAACCAGGCCAAGTTCTCTCTGGTGGGGATCGCGGGGCAGGACCTGAACGCGGGGAACCGCACCCTCACCCTCGCCCTGCTGTGGCAGCTGATGAGGAG GTACACACTGAAcatcctggaggagctgggCGATGGGCAGAAGGTCAACGATGACACCATTGTCAGCTGGGTAAATGAGACCCTGACACAAGCTGGCAAGAGCACCATCAGTGGCTTCAAG GATGGCTCCATCAGCACCAGTATGCCAGTCCTGGACCTGATTGACGCCATCCAGCCTGGATCCATCCGGTATGACCTGCTGAAGATGGAGGATCTGTCTGACGAGGAGAAGCTCAACAATGCCAA ATATGCCATCTCCATGGCGAGGAAGATCGGCGCCCGTGTGTACGCCCTGCCCGAAGACCTGGTAGAGGTCAAGCCGAAGATGGTGATGACGGTGTTCGCCTGCCTCATGGCAAGGGGCATGAAGAGGGTGTGA